The following are from one region of the Paenibacillus sp. KS-LC4 genome:
- a CDS encoding thiamine pyrophosphate-dependent dehydrogenase E1 component subunit alpha, translating into MGKSGSIDQQSRHGAVGLSDEQAVEMYVMMQLARKFDERNLLLQRAGKINFHVSGVGQEVAQVAAAFALDRSVDYYLPYYRDYGFVLSVGMTVKELMLSVFAKAEDPNSGGRQMPGHFGSKRLRIVTGSSPVTTQVPHAVGIALAAKMKKQELVSFVTFGEGSSNQGDFHEGCNFAGVHKLPVIFMCENNQYAISVPVHKQLAGRVADRALGYGFTGVQIDGNDALEVFRTVKEARERAIAGEGPTLIEAMVYRLSPHSTSDNDLAYRTKEEVDENRAKDGLPKYRQYLMDCGLLTEEKDAELLAGIKKQIDEATEYGDKAAFPTPESVLDHVYAGDAGQGGDI; encoded by the coding sequence ATGGGGAAATCCGGTTCAATTGATCAGCAATCCCGTCATGGCGCAGTTGGCTTGTCGGATGAGCAAGCTGTCGAAATGTATGTCATGATGCAGCTGGCGCGCAAGTTTGATGAGCGCAATTTGCTGCTGCAGCGGGCAGGGAAAATCAACTTCCACGTATCGGGTGTGGGTCAAGAGGTCGCACAGGTTGCTGCGGCATTTGCTCTTGATCGCTCAGTCGATTATTACTTGCCTTATTATCGGGATTACGGTTTTGTATTGTCCGTCGGAATGACGGTGAAAGAGCTGATGCTGTCCGTTTTTGCGAAGGCGGAGGATCCAAATAGCGGCGGCAGGCAGATGCCAGGGCACTTTGGCAGCAAAAGATTGCGCATTGTCACAGGCTCAAGTCCTGTAACGACTCAAGTTCCGCACGCAGTAGGCATTGCACTGGCAGCGAAGATGAAGAAGCAGGAGCTGGTAAGCTTTGTAACCTTTGGCGAAGGCTCAAGCAATCAGGGCGATTTTCATGAAGGCTGCAATTTTGCTGGTGTTCATAAGCTTCCGGTCATTTTTATGTGTGAAAATAATCAATATGCGATTTCGGTCCCCGTTCACAAGCAGTTAGCAGGCCGCGTTGCGGATCGGGCGCTTGGCTATGGCTTCACAGGCGTGCAAATTGACGGCAATGATGCGCTGGAAGTGTTCCGCACTGTAAAGGAAGCGCGCGAGCGCGCGATTGCTGGCGAGGGACCCACGCTAATTGAGGCGATGGTTTATCGCTTGTCTCCGCATTCGACGTCAGATAATGATTTGGCTTATCGGACAAAGGAAGAAGTCGACGAGAACCGTGCGAAGGATGGGCTTCCGAAATATAGGCAGTATTTGATGGACTGTGGGCTCCTGACGGAGGAGAAGGATGCCGAGCTGCTTGCCGGCATTAAGAAGCAAATCGACGAAGCGACTGAATACGGCGATAAGGCGGCATTCCCTACGCCGGAATCGGTGCTTGACCATGTGTATGCAGGAGATGCTGGGCAAGGAGGGGACATCTAG
- the lpdA gene encoding dihydrolipoyl dehydrogenase, producing the protein MAVEVDVAVLGGGPGGYTAAIRAAQMGKSVAIVEADSLGGTCLHRGCIPSKSLLRSAEVYATLLESDAYGISVAEGAVSLQFDKVQSRKEQTVEQLYKGLQYLMKKHNIQVIKGRGRVIGPSIFSPRSGSLAVELADGEMEQVVSKNLIIATGSRPRALPGLTPDGEYILTSDDALVLEELPASILIVGGGVIGVEWASMLQDFGVQVTLVEAGARLLPGEDAEVSAELARVLKRRGVRILTSVQLNTAELSVGDGEVSIPAATADGDVLLSASKLLLAVGRQANVEAIGLENTDIRTKDGFIQINEFGQTSEPHIYAIGDCIGGVQLAHAAAHEGIAAVEHIGGQGHTAIEPHLITRCVYSRPEIASYGLTEDGARTKGHDIKTSKVPFQAIAKALVLGDADGFVKVIADRATGDILGVHMIGPHATDLISEAALAGFLNATPWEVGQLIHPHPTLSEALGEAMLAIDGKATAL; encoded by the coding sequence ATGGCGGTAGAAGTAGATGTTGCTGTGCTCGGTGGGGGCCCAGGCGGTTATACGGCGGCGATCCGCGCTGCCCAAATGGGAAAAAGCGTAGCGATTGTGGAAGCGGACAGCCTTGGCGGAACATGCCTGCATAGAGGTTGTATTCCTAGCAAATCGCTGCTTAGAAGTGCGGAAGTATATGCCACTTTGCTGGAGTCAGATGCCTATGGCATTTCAGTAGCTGAAGGAGCGGTCTCGCTGCAATTTGACAAAGTGCAGAGCCGCAAGGAGCAGACGGTTGAACAGCTTTATAAAGGACTGCAATATTTGATGAAGAAGCATAACATTCAAGTTATAAAGGGCAGAGGACGCGTCATTGGTCCGTCGATTTTCTCGCCTCGCAGCGGTTCGCTCGCTGTTGAGCTGGCCGATGGAGAAATGGAGCAGGTCGTTTCCAAAAACCTGATTATAGCAACAGGCTCTAGACCGCGTGCTTTGCCTGGCTTAACGCCGGATGGCGAGTATATTTTAACAAGTGATGATGCGCTTGTTTTAGAGGAGCTTCCGGCTTCGATTCTGATCGTAGGCGGCGGCGTAATTGGCGTAGAATGGGCATCCATGCTGCAGGACTTTGGCGTGCAGGTGACGCTCGTCGAAGCGGGAGCGAGGCTGCTCCCTGGCGAGGATGCTGAGGTGTCGGCAGAGCTTGCGCGGGTGCTTAAGCGCCGCGGCGTTCGTATACTAACAAGTGTACAATTGAACACGGCTGAGCTTAGCGTAGGAGATGGTGAAGTTTCCATTCCTGCTGCGACTGCCGATGGCGATGTGCTGCTAAGTGCAAGCAAGCTTCTGCTGGCCGTTGGCCGTCAAGCGAATGTGGAAGCAATTGGGCTTGAAAATACCGATATTCGCACGAAGGACGGTTTTATTCAAATCAATGAATTCGGTCAGACGAGTGAGCCGCATATTTATGCGATCGGCGATTGCATCGGCGGTGTTCAGCTGGCTCATGCAGCGGCACATGAAGGAATTGCGGCAGTGGAGCATATTGGCGGCCAGGGTCATACGGCGATAGAGCCGCATCTTATAACCCGCTGCGTATACTCGCGTCCGGAAATTGCCTCTTACGGGTTGACGGAGGATGGCGCCAGAACGAAGGGTCATGACATTAAGACGAGTAAAGTCCCATTTCAAGCGATTGCTAAAGCGCTCGTGCTTGGAGATGCGGACGGCTTCGTGAAGGTGATAGCCGATCGGGCGACCGGCGATATTTTGGGTGTTCATATGATAGGCCCGCATGCGACCGATCTTATTTCGGAGGCTGCGCTTGCTGGCTTCCTCAATGCAACGCCTTGGGAAGTTGGGCAATTGATTCATCCGCATCCAACGCTGTCCGAAGCGCTCGGTGAGGCCATGCTGGCGATAGACGGAAAGGCGACTGCGTTGTAG
- a CDS encoding DUF2627 family protein, translating to MKLVTARLIAILLLVIPGILACIGFLKMKNAVYNYFVSFGYDDMQPNFEWLPFLLGLLLFAIGVGFIGGWTFFRDRKRNYVAPRFRPKRPKPPKPTA from the coding sequence ATGAAGCTAGTTACAGCAAGGCTAATTGCTATTTTGCTGCTTGTCATTCCAGGCATACTTGCCTGTATCGGATTTTTAAAAATGAAAAATGCCGTCTACAACTATTTTGTCTCCTTCGGCTATGATGACATGCAGCCTAACTTTGAATGGTTGCCCTTCCTGCTGGGTCTGCTGCTGTTTGCCATTGGTGTCGGCTTTATCGGGGGCTGGACTTTTTTCCGCGACCGCAAGCGCAATTATGTAGCCCCTCGCTTCCGTCCGAAGCGTCCTAAGCCGCCAAAGCCAACCGCCTAG
- a CDS encoding SulP family inorganic anion transporter, with amino-acid sequence MKGTGRFDGYQLSALRKDMVSGLIVGIIAIPLGMAFAIASGVRPEYGLYSTIIAGILISVFGGSKFQIGGPTGAFIPILFAIVLQYGYENLLLAGFLAGIMLVVMGLFKLGSLITFIPRPVTIGFTAGIAVIIFSGQIANFLGLNGIERHEDFWSNMQELGLHASTVNSYSLMTAGICLIIILLAPKFVPKLPGALLGLIVSSVIAALFFKGEVATIGSAYGTIPSTLPELRIPDMTWERILNVLQPAFIIAMLGGIESLLSAVVADGMTGNRHNSNRELIGQGIANMITPLFGGIPATGAIARTAANIKSGAASPVSGIVHSLVVLLVLILFAPYASHIPLASMAPILMVVALNMSERSAFIQVLKTKTSDSILLVITFILTVFTNLTTAVEVGLLLALLLFVKRMSQSLTVEKMLPDPNHKHEKVRANMVYEGHDCPQISILTIDGPLFFGAANKFERGMKDTVQQRSEILLLRLGKVPFMDTTGAANLSALVQSFQQLGGIVLLSGAQPQPQLMLKKTGLYERMGTHHFFEHTGEAVGYALLHLNTNKCLGCKHFVFRECRALSSGETLSVTNRGLERSGHHSSF; translated from the coding sequence ATGAAAGGGACAGGGAGATTTGATGGGTATCAATTATCTGCGCTTCGCAAGGATATGGTTTCGGGTCTCATTGTCGGTATTATCGCCATTCCACTTGGAATGGCGTTTGCTATTGCTTCAGGCGTCAGGCCTGAATATGGCCTCTATTCGACCATAATAGCGGGCATTCTTATTTCCGTATTCGGAGGTTCAAAATTTCAAATTGGCGGCCCAACCGGCGCATTTATTCCTATTCTTTTCGCTATCGTGCTGCAATATGGGTACGAAAATTTATTGCTTGCTGGTTTCCTCGCGGGGATTATGCTTGTTGTCATGGGTCTTTTTAAGCTTGGCTCGTTGATTACCTTTATTCCTCGACCTGTTACAATCGGGTTTACTGCGGGAATTGCCGTAATAATATTCAGCGGACAAATCGCTAACTTTTTGGGCTTGAATGGGATTGAAAGACATGAAGATTTTTGGTCTAATATGCAAGAGCTTGGGCTTCATGCTTCTACTGTAAATAGCTACAGCCTAATGACGGCTGGTATTTGTCTGATCATTATTTTATTAGCGCCGAAATTCGTGCCTAAGCTGCCTGGGGCACTGCTGGGGCTTATTGTATCGAGCGTCATCGCGGCTTTGTTTTTTAAGGGAGAGGTGGCAACTATAGGATCTGCTTATGGGACGATTCCGAGCACGCTGCCTGAATTACGCATTCCCGACATGACTTGGGAGCGGATATTGAATGTGCTTCAGCCCGCTTTTATTATTGCTATGTTGGGCGGAATTGAATCGCTGCTGTCCGCTGTAGTTGCTGACGGTATGACTGGCAATCGTCACAATAGCAACCGCGAGCTTATTGGACAGGGGATCGCCAATATGATCACTCCGCTGTTTGGCGGAATACCTGCAACGGGAGCCATTGCACGCACAGCTGCCAATATTAAAAGCGGGGCAGCCTCGCCGGTTTCCGGCATCGTTCACAGCCTCGTCGTCCTGCTGGTGCTTATACTGTTTGCCCCTTATGCGTCTCATATTCCGCTTGCCAGCATGGCTCCCATCTTAATGGTAGTTGCGTTGAACATGAGTGAACGAAGCGCATTTATTCAGGTATTAAAAACGAAAACAAGTGATTCCATTTTACTTGTCATCACTTTTATACTTACGGTATTTACAAATTTAACAACGGCAGTAGAAGTGGGATTATTGCTGGCACTGCTTTTATTTGTGAAACGAATGAGCCAATCCTTAACGGTTGAGAAGATGCTGCCAGATCCAAATCATAAGCATGAAAAAGTCAGAGCAAATATGGTATACGAGGGACATGATTGTCCTCAGATTAGTATACTTACGATTGATGGGCCTCTGTTTTTTGGAGCGGCGAATAAGTTTGAACGGGGTATGAAGGATACGGTACAGCAGAGGTCTGAAATTTTGCTGCTGCGCCTTGGAAAAGTGCCTTTTATGGATACGACGGGAGCGGCAAATCTATCTGCTTTAGTCCAATCATTCCAGCAGCTCGGCGGAATCGTATTGCTTTCAGGAGCCCAACCGCAGCCACAGCTGATGCTGAAAAAAACAGGTTTATATGAGCGCATGGGCACTCATCACTTCTTTGAGCATACTGGTGAAGCGGTCGGCTATGCCTTGCTCCATCTGAATACAAATAAATGCTTGGGCTGCAAGCATTTTGTATTCCGCGAATGCCGTGCGTTATCCAGTGGAGAAACGCTAAGCGTAACAAATCGAGGTCTAGAACGTAGCGGGCATCATTCTTCTTTTTAA
- a CDS encoding metalloregulator ArsR/SmtB family transcription factor → MNQHIQQFKADFYKALAHPMRIRILEVLSEGEKNVNELQSILGSEGSAVSQQLAVLRNKNVVHSVKEGTSVIYSLRDPLIKDLLSVTKQIFDNHLVDAITLLEDIRKEP, encoded by the coding sequence ATGAATCAGCACATTCAACAGTTTAAAGCCGATTTTTACAAAGCATTGGCTCATCCCATGCGGATTCGCATTCTTGAAGTGTTAAGCGAAGGGGAGAAGAATGTAAATGAGCTGCAAAGCATTTTAGGATCGGAGGGTTCAGCCGTATCGCAGCAGCTGGCTGTTTTACGCAATAAAAACGTTGTCCACAGTGTCAAAGAAGGCACCTCCGTCATTTATTCCTTGCGAGACCCCTTAATAAAGGACTTATTGTCGGTAACGAAACAGATTTTTGACAACCATCTTGTTGATGCTATTACCCTGCTAGAAGATATTCGCAAAGAGCCATAA